Proteins found in one Neurospora crassa OR74A linkage group II, whole genome shotgun sequence genomic segment:
- the tca-9 gene encoding succinyl-CoA ligase beta-chain, whose protein sequence is MFKLGRNRALASAFAATSRAPLASRLPSVSQQQRRALSIHEYLSADLLRQYGIGVPKGDVARTGAEAEAIAKQIGGEDMVIKAQVLAGGRGKGTFDNGLKGGVRVIYSPTEAKMFAEQMIGHKLITKQTGAQGRLCSAVYICERKFARREFYLAVLMDRASQGPVIVSSSQGGMDIEGVAKENPEAIHTTYIDINVGVTDEMARDIATKLGFSEQCVEEAKDTIQKLYKIFCEKDATQIEINPLSETSDHKVMAMDAKFGFDDNADFRQPDIFKLRDTTQEDPDEVRAAQAGLNFIKLDGDIGCLVNGAGLAMATMDIIKLNGGQPANFLDVGGGATPAAIREAFELITSDPKVTAIFVNIFGGIVRCDAIAHGLINTVKSLDLKIPIIARLQGTNMEAARQLINDSGMKIFSIDDLQSAAEKSVQLSKVVKMARDIDVGVEFTLGI, encoded by the exons ATGTTCAAGCTCGGCCGCAACCGCGCATTGGCTTCTGCCTTTGCTGCCACCTCCAGG GCTCCCCTCGCCTCCAGACTCCCCAGCGTTTCCCAACAACAAAGGAGAGCCCTCAGCATCCACGAATACCTCTCTGCTGATCTCCTCCGTCAG TATGGCATCGGTGTTCCCAAGGGTGATGTCGCCAGGACcggcgccgaggccgaggccatCGCCAAGCAGATTGGCGGCGAGGACATGGTCATCAAGGCCCAGGTTCTTGCTGGTGGCCGTGGAAAGGGTACCTTCGACAACGGCCTCAAGGGCGGTGTTCGCGTCATCTACTCCCCCACCGAGGCCAAGATGTTCGCCGAGCAGATGATCGGCCACAAGCTCATCACCAAGCAGACTGGCGCCCAGGGCCGTCTCTGCAGCGCTGTCTACATCTGCGAGCGCAAGTTCGCCCGTCGCGAGTTCTACCTCGCCGTCCTCATGGACCGTGCTTCGCAGGGACCCGTCATTGTTTCGTCGTCCCAGGGTGGCATGGACATTGAGGGTGTCGCCAAGGAGAACCCCGAAGCCATCCACACCACCTACATCGACATCAACGTCGGTGTCACCGATGAGATGGCCCGCGACATCGCCACCAAGCTCGGCTTCAGCGAGCAGTGcgtcgaggaggccaaggacaCCATCCAGAAGCTCTACAAGATCTTCTGCGAGAAGGATGCCACCCAGATCGAGATCAACCCTCTTTCCGAGACCTCTGACCACAAGGTCATGGCCATGGACGCCAAGTTCGGCTTCGATGACAACGCTGATTTCAGGCAACCCGACATCTTCAAGCTCCGCGACACTACCCAGGAGGATCCCGATGAGGTTCGCGCCGCCCAGGCTGGCCTTAACTTCATCAAGCTCGATGGTGACATTGGCTGCCTTGTCAACGGTGCCGGTCTCGCCATGGCTACCATGGACATTATCAAGCTGAACGGTGGCCAGCCCGCCAACTTCCTTGacgtcggtggtggtgctacCCCCGCGGCCATTAGGGAGGCCTTCGAGCTCATCACCAGCGACCCCAAGGTTACCGCCATCTTTGTCAACATTTTCGGTGGTATCGTCCGCTGCGACGCCATCGCCCACGGTCTCATCAACACGGTCAAGTCTCTGGACCTCAAGATCCCCATCATTGCCCGTCTCCAGGGTACCAACATGGAGGCTGCCCGCCAGCTCATCAACGACTCTGGCATGAAGATCTTCTCCATTGATGATCTCCAGAGCGCTGCTGAGAAGTCTGTCCAGCTCTCCAAGGTCGTCAAGATGG CTCGTGACATTGATGTCGGCGTTGAGTTCACCCTTGGTATTTAA